Sequence from the Argopecten irradians isolate NY chromosome 12, Ai_NY, whole genome shotgun sequence genome:
ggtatatattttctattaacCTCtaatttctgttatttctaaCCTTTTGTAGATTTTTACTTACCAGAGGTATCAAATATGGACAAACAGCTATGTAGGGCTCCTTTAATCTGGAGTACAGATAACATGGCTTATAGAACTTTTGTTAACAAGGGTTTGATTTTTCTCTCCCCAGGCACCTATTTACTGTACTGGCCCTGTACATGGAGTATCGCAATGGCGGCAAGCCCAGGTCACTTTCCTGACCTTTGGCTTCTGACCTTGTTTGGGACAGGTGCCTTCTTCATGCGAGGCGCTGGCTGTATCATAAACGATATGTGGGACAGAGATTTTGACAGaaaggtacaatatacataaagTTTCTCTGGCTGatatgttaaaaaatatcaacaggATGCAATTTTCCAAGTGCTTATAAATTGCAGTTTTCAGACTGacttttagttatttttttggggggaggggggtggtaaccataatgtattttttctagTTCCCTATTCTTGGGTTAATAATGAAAAGTAGCATTTGCTGTAATTGTTGTTCTATGCATTCCATATGGCTTTGAATGAAAgatatttcattaataattttGGAACCGAAATTTTCATATCCACTTGTTTATgaatttcataaacaaaacattctttttcattttttggaaatttctatttgataaaatgtgcAATAGGAAGTCCCCGGAACTGTGAGAAAAGGATAGCATAGTACAAAATTGCAAAGTACaatgaaacttgtctataaaggccacccACCAGCAGACAAAGAAAAATGGTCTGACTTTTAACTAAGTGGTAATTAAAACAGGCCATTTGGGACCTAATGAAAATGGTCTTATTTaccagatggtctttatacagaaatcagacaggttttattgtatataaatgtgtAGCCGGAAAGTAGGTGATATTATCATTAAACaagtatcaaaatataaatttatcacACAATGTGATGTTTACAGTACcttattttgatgaaattttctttttaacatGTGCTGTTCATGCAGTTAGAGGTCCCTCTAAATGAATTTCTATGTGTATGATTTACCAGGTAGAACGGACCAAACTCCGCCCACTGACAAGCGGCGAGCTGAGCATGTTCCAAGGACTTGTCTGTCTGGGTGGAATGTTATCCGTCTCTCTGGCCATACTTTGTCAGCTCAATATGTTCAGGTAAGTGTATGGTAAGCAAATTATAAATTCTTCAACCACATGGCAATTGCTTTActggaaggggagataactttggaTAATACAGTAGCTTGAGCCTAACTCGATTTGCCTTCTTCTGCATGCTTATAGAATTTATCCGTCTCTCTGGCCATACTTTGTCAACTCAATATGTTCAGGTAAGTGTACGTATGGTAAGCAAATTATAAATTCTTCAACCACATGGCGATTGCTTTActggaaggggagataactttggaTAATACAGTAGCCAGAGCCTAACTCGATTTGCCTTCTTCTGCATGCTTTTAGAATATAACTTTCGGACGCTTGATTTGTAGCTCTTCTGCTCCTGGAAGCTCTTCCATCTATGAGgtggaagatcttctgagaagacTTTTCTTAGAAGAGTGCAAATTGAGTTGAGCTCTGAATGTAAGAATAGGATAAACTGTTCAATTATGTGagtataaacatcaaataacaaaacattctgttcattttatcaaaagcaTCACATTACTTTATTTTTTGCAGCATTGTACTAGGAGCGTCCTCCATGTTACTGGTGATTGCGTATCCACTTGCTAAGAGGTTCACCTATTGGCCCCAAGCAATGTTAGGTAGGTACTCTATATTCTTCAGTCTTCttcagacaaaaaaaaaattggtacCTATTTCCTTATCAGCAGTTTCAATTTTGTACTTTATGTACATGCtacttttgaaatttaaaaggAAATCAATTTTTCACATTATGAAAGCAGTTAAAAATTAGATTGATATGTAAGCATATTTTGATATGACATCTATGGTCTAAATGCACTGTAGATACCGGAAATTTGCAACCAATTTTTGTATTGCATGCTGTCACTGTAGTTGGTTTTAGATGGAAACAATTAACAGGTAACAGATCTTTGTGTTCATCACACCatactgttttgtttacagggGTGACGTTAAATTGGGGCGTTCTGATCGCCTGGTCAGCCATCAATGGTGGCCTCGACTGGTCAGTCCTACCCCTATATATGGCCTGTGTCATGTATACCATCATCTATGATACCATATATTCCCATCAGGTATCgcctagatatatatatatacatcccTAATCATATGCTTTCACTAAAACTTCCTCAGCTTGATGTTGTGATGAAGCATGTTTGTTTGCATCCTGAACTCATCAGGTAGTATCGCGGAAAACTATTCCCAGACGAGTTCCGGATGGtgttttagctcacctggcccgaagggccggtgagcttatgtcatggcgcggcgtccgtcgtccgtccatccgtccgtccatccgtcaacatttaatttaaatcgctactagtcatagagttccacatggattgtgaccaaatttggccacaaacatccttgggtgaaggggaacagaacttgtataaattttggctctgaccccccaggggcaggaggggcagggcccaataggggtaatagaggtaaatcctataaatcgctacttgtcctagagttctacatggattgtaaccaaatttggccacaaacatccttaggggaagaggaacagaacttgtataaattttggctctgaaaccccaggggcaggaggggcgtggcccaataggggaaatagaggttaatcccataaatcactacttgtcctagagttctacatggattgtaaccaaatttgtccacaaaCAGCCgtgggggaatgggaacagaacttgtataaattttggctctgacccccccaggggcaggaggggcgtggcccgataggggtaatagaggtaaatcctataaatcgttacttgtcctagagttctgcatggattgtaaccaaattttgccccaaatatcccccccccccccccccaccccaccccgggggcaggaggggcggggcccaatagggaaaataagaggtaaatattaaaattccttcagaaaagaaacagtgaacctgtattcagaacatgacttaaCATTGCAAACCAGGTgggcgatacaggccctctgggcctcttatTTTAAACACACCTAGAGTATTGAGTGTATATTCCTTGAGGCTTAGAAAGTCACTAATGTTTCAGTTTAACTCTGTTTGCATCTTTGTCtgctaaatattttaattaagtaAGTTTACctaatagatatataacatgCATTATTGGAAACTAATTGACTTTTGCATGTGATTAGATTTCGATTATTAGAATAAGCAAAATGAAATCAGAACTAAAAAAATTCTAGATTATGCTGCTTTGAAAATAAGTTAGTTTACTGTATTTAGTGTTATTCATAATACTAATAACTAGATAGCTTCAGTCTTTTACCCTGCCTTAACCAGCATTATTGTCTGAATATGTTGAAAAGATAGAGGTTTACCATTATTGAGCGTTATGCATGACCTAGGTACAACATTTGTTTGTCATATAATGGTTTTAAAGTTCCTGGTCCATAGTGTGTTTGGTCTTCACAAAAGTTTGTAAGTTTCAAGGTCTTGGTATAACAATCTTGTGGCTTTATTGGGTAGGACACTTTGTCAGTGGGAGCCAGTGTAGAAACGGTAGTTGGAATGGTTTGTgttcccttcagtattttcaaTTGAAATGATTTGTCTAGGTTGTTTACGTGGTCGAATCTGTCTGATTGTAATGTGTTTGTTGGTGATGTCCCTGTAGCTGTTAACTAATTTCATCCCATACTAACTCCATACTGTAGAGTTATATTACTTTGTCAGCAGATATTACTTGTTAAGTCATTAGCATCtgtcagagttatctgcccttgtaggtaggtatcgattgtgacgttatgtgtttgCGTGCAAAAGTTCACCCTACATTTCGGAGAGAATGACTTGAATTGCACTTATTgacataacaatcgatacctatccgcaaAGGAGCTAAtttgtaatattcaaagacggAATTGATTGTTAGGGTATGTCATTAAATTCTGACTGCAATGTCTCAAGGTGTGAGAAATAGTTTTCATCGTGATTTGCACCCCTCCTCAGTCAGTGGAGGTATACAAAGTAATGGAAATGTCATTATTCATGTGATAATCAGATTATTCTCTTGGCAATGATTATTGTTCGTTTTTTCTTTGTTGGCTCGTACATGAATAACCCTGgcttatattatacaattattaagTAGgacacaaaaatattaatttaaagtgTTAAGTAGACCAAGTATGATTTTAGTGAGATAAAACTAATGATGAAGACCGATACCTATTACCTGCTAacaagagtagataactctgcAGAATACTACCATTATAATCCAGCTCCTTCCAGTCTCTGATGTACAATGAAGGTTCCATGCAGTATCTAGGTTTATCTCTCTACTGTTTAATTAATGGgctgttgttttgttttggttgCCAGGCTTGACATTCAATTTCGGAGCCCTGTTAGGCTGGGCTGCTGTGAAGAGCTCGGTCGATCTCTCGGTGGTGCTGCCGTTGTACACAAGTTGTTTTGCTTGGACTCTTTTGTACGACACCATTTATGCCCATCAAGTGAGTGATGTATATGGGGTTTTACCtgttgtgtatatataccagtatataaCCTGTATTTGTTACCTCCCTTTGGTAGAACTCTTTTACTAGTACAGATAATTGCATTTCCTTCCTTGAATGTTTTGAATATGTAGATTTCTGTGTCCACTTGAAGAAATGTATATCTACCGTATTAATTTCTCATATGATTATGTAGTTGTTATGTTTTACGATAGTAACATGCTGTAGAAGTTAGTTCTGTAACTCTAAAACTGTTCAACTTCCTGTATATAGATTAGTGTCCTGGTTTTGCCTTTGGCTTTTACCATACTTATATATTTGTTACCAAGGAAACATCTGGTCTAGGATAACATCAATCTTTAAGCATTGAGATTCTTTGATTGGAGAGCTCTCTGAAAAGTATTGATATGTGGCCTGGTCTTCTTGTGTATAGCATCTCAAATGTGAGGATAATCTCATGCAATGGATTATCTATGATAAATAAAGAGATTAAGGAAATCTTTCTTTTCAAAACATAGACCATCTTCTTATAGTATCTTCCTTAAAGAGAGCATATGTATTCATAAAACCATTTTCGTGCatagtaaaagaaaaaaacaaaactgcTAGCTTCCTTTAATCATGAAATAGCTGCTTAATCAAGACCTATCAATATCTCATTAACCATCCACTTTGTTGAAAAGAAGCAGACATTCAAATTATATCTGGATGATTTGGGTCTGATATTAAAATGTGTATACAATCTGAGATGTATATTAGATTTATCCAGTGCTTTGTCAGTAAAATTGTAAATGCtgcaataaaataatatttaggtAATTCTTTGAAAGCATAAATTTGGTACAGTactgtgggtttttttcacaGGTTAAAATTTTTGTGATAATCATTACacgagaaaatcaaattttagctgttttattttttaatttttagctgttttattttttaattttatatgacTCAATCACCTCTCAAAATTTTGCAGCAATGTTCAGCgatattacaaatatatcatAACCGTGAAAGTAACctgctatatacatgtagtatgttcaCATCATTTCACTTGGACCCTTGAGCATTTAAAGCTTATAACGGTAACAACAACTTCTACTAGCATCATCTTCGCTTGCCAAGGGTTTCAAGTCGATACTCTCCTTCTCACAGAGAAAGTTGCTGTATCGTAACTCTTGGTTGGTGAATTAGAGATGcttgtacatttatatgtatttatgttagCTGGCATGGCCAGATAGTCAATTAACATAGCTTTGTTAGTGTATTAGATATAACATACTTGCATGACTAAATATCTAGAAATTAGATAAGCCTTTGATTACATTATATCTTCCCTTCAAATTATTGTACTAGCATGTGCTCATCACCTCCCTCTTTAGCCTTGATTTAATGTTGTTCTTTGACAAAAGCAATTTTGCATGTTGCTGTACAcaattttttgtgattttaatgcttgacattatttttttaacaaattgaaGATTGAAATAGTATTCTATCAAAATACATCTTTTGGCAATCGATCATGAATTCTTTGGAATTTGATCTTTTAATTCGATAACTTTTGATAACTTATTCAACATGATTTTGGTATTATAATCTTAAGAAAAAGTGtgaaatatgataataaaatagctcttttcttgttttatatcataACAATTTTGTTAGAAATTGCTAAATTTACATTTGATTGTTTTAATATCATAAAATCAATTCCTACATAGTATCGTACTTGTATACAAAATTACGATGGAAGTTATTTACTTGGGTCAAATTTTCCATGATTTTTAActaaaaatctgaaaataaattttttcagtttttaaatcACAATATGGCTTTCAGAGAATATATGATTCAATAATTTTTCAGTATTTCACAGATAAAATGTTCGCACAAACAATGTCATGGTgaatcgcgaaaataaccgtCTGGCAgtaatatgattttataatcCGAATGAATTGTTAAAATTTCCAGGATAAATATGATGACATGCTGATTGGTGTGAAATCTACTGCCCTGAAGTTTGGTGACCAAACAAAGCCCTGGTTGGCTGGATTCGCTGCCATAATGGTCAGTGGACTGACCACAACAGGATATATGTGTGACCAGACGTGGCCTTACTACGCAGCAGTAGCTTTGACCAGTGGTCATCTCCTACATCAGGTCAGTTTGGCCAGAATCTGATTTCATTGATATAGTTGATAATCTTCATTATACAGTAGgttattccatctttgcatattacagagttatgtgcccttgtgggtaggtatagattgtgaCATCTTTAGTTTATGAGCAAAAATTATGTTGCtttctctgaaaaatacaaTGTTAGCTTGACACATCATCAATACCTGCATGtatctgcaagggcagataactccgAAATATTTATAAGCAGAATAATACAGTGAGGAAGATCCTTCAGGGATTTTAAAGGAGTCATTAGAAAACATTGTTCAGAGgtcaataatattttaaagtatatattAGCAGGATGCTATCCATCATTCATGGAAACAGAAGTACATTAATTTATGCCTGTTGTCTCTTTATTATCATGTATTTTATCTGGTTAAAATTTATCTAACTCATTATAAGTTACTTTAATTACTAAATAATAGTATGTAAATTCTTTTTTACAGATTTGGTCTGTTGACCTTGACAATGCAGACGACTGTGCCGCTAAGTTCCGGTCCAACACACGACTGGGATTCCTCATGTTCCTAGGGGTGACCTTGGGAACTCTACTCAAGGTCGCAGAAGAGGAAGATGAAAAGGATAAAAGGGATCTAGTTTCTAAATACACGTAGtgtataactgtgatattttgtaaacttaaattaaatcatacttatttactttatttgaatatgaattcaattttatataGGATTGTGATGTGCCATAATAATTGGGAATTTAATAAGTACTTTTACATGTAAAGGATGATTAAAAATAccctatacagtatatatatcatcttCACCTTATTATTTTCCTCCTTAATTTTGTCTTGGCTGGAGTCAACTATTACCTAAATGTTTGACATGAGGGAACATCAATTAATTTATGATTCAAAATTACTTGGAAGCCTGAAATTGGGTTGTAGAGTGATTACCAACAGTGAATTCATCTTTCTCCAGGTACCATCCTCAAATCATAGCACATCATTAGTGAAATGGCAAATCTATTTATACTACATTTTAACTTGTCTAAAGTAGATGTCATCAGGACCAGCATACTTGGcggtatagacaggtttcctgattatacaggttttgattaggaaaatgtcatacaattagGACATGGATCCAGATTGGACAAAAACCAGTTTTCACAGGTTACACTGTATTTACATACCATATTCGCCATAATTAGCGCTCAGGGTGCTtaaataagtgtaacaaatgaaacaaaatgtaaGTCGTGAACGATAACAGAAAGCCATATATTTTAAATCTAGttaatgtaatatgggatacaatacTGATTTttgaggcatcacatgttgtaacaCATTGTTACCTGATAAATTCATGGAATGGGGGCGTTTATACAACATACAAATCTTCTCCAGAAATtggaggggcgctaattacgggGAATACTGTAGGTCTCATTTATACATGTCTTTctagatttagaaaaaaaaattttgtaaaacatatctTTATAATGAACATACTGAAGTCAAATTCATGATTACAATGAAGTAATTTTCGTTCCTGTCAAAAGGTTACTATAATATGAATGTAATGTGTGGCATAATGGTCAACTGGGCTTCCATAttctagattaaaaaaaataaattttcctGCCCCTTTTAAAAAATACCCAACACAATTTATGCCTTTATGGTGGTCCCACCTTTATTGTCATAAAAAGTTCATAAATAATTTCACAAAATGATTTCAATCATTATCACAGTATTtctaacaaatattttacatcTTTCAGCACTTGAATCTTATTAGCAAACTCCAGCTAATACATAAAATTTGcacataaaataaaaacctcagaaattgtacaatttacaaattCTCCCTAACTATCATAAATAACACATCCTGAAGTttgaaaatacagaatattaatAAGTTAGCTCTCTATTTTGTATAATAGTGTTCTTCTAGAATCACTATTAATAATCATTAAATTTGTATTAGTTTGAATAAAACTCAAAAGGACTTTGCAGGATTATAGACAAGAGATGCAAAATGTAGGAATATCACAAATTAATGTATACAATCATATACatcaaaaacatatttgtgtgtttatatttgtatttgcatCATGatcataatattttaaaaaaatgaaaaatcctTATAGCAGCAGCCCTCAGATCACAATACTGTGAAGTGCTTTAATTTTGCAGTGTCTGAATTTTTGCGTTTTCGAATCTGGGATCTAAAATTTTCACTACACTGGTTTTCAAAATAGCAAAGTCTAAACCATCACAAAATAAAGCACTTTAAAGTAatgtttctttatatatattatttttagctAATTTCCCCATTTTCTCTCACCAAATTTAATTGGCATATTTTGATATACACGTCTCTCACTATATACCTGTCTTACAAGTTTTCATAGACAGTAAACTAAAATCACACCTAATTACAATTCTTGACACACAACCATATCTTCCGTACaccacacatacacacactggTGTCACTGCTACGTTGCTGACTGCAGACCTTTCTGTAACAGTTCCAGCATCATTGGGTATAACGGTGTGAATTCTTTACCCTGTCGAGATTTTACATGTTGTACATACCCTTCCAAGCTTCCCctgtaaaacagaaaaataagattaaaaaaaatcattgattttttctataaaacgtatttaatattgataaccatagaaaaaaactttttatcataaatattttcacATCAATACATggatactgtaaaaatgtaatttcataTTGTATATGTGGCGTGGAAATGTTTGCTTATTTTGTATtctttattctgtatttgcatatgacagagttatctgcccttgtgattgtgattgtgacgtcatgtgtttgcaagcataacatcatacttttgGGAGAAAACAACGTAAATTgcatcacaaaataatgacatcacaatcgatacctacccacaagagagctaactctgtaaaatgcaaagatggaatatccACTTGAATATATCCAGACATGCAAACACTATCGCCTATACGGCATACGAGTAAAAATCAAACAGATAATTAAGTCGATTAATGACACAAACTAACTGAACTCACTTGATGAGAGCGAGACGATCCTTCTCAGAAGGATGACTGTCCAACCATTGGGAGTATCGACTGATGGACCAGTCTGCAGCTACATGTGGAGATCGGAGTTCTGGGGGAGCCCCTCTGGCAAACAGGAAGTGTAGACAGGTACTGTAAGGGATTATATCTCCTAAAGTCGGACTGCGAGATATGTGTTCAGGGGTCTGGAACAACAGTGGCCTGTACAGAGAAGAAAACAAGGTATGGCAAtgtaatatacataaaaaatatatttcatcaacCATAAACTTCatctaaaacatatatatgtaattctgCATTTGCAGATTACAGAGTTTTTTGCattgtgagtagatattggttgtgacatcatgtgtttgcatGCGTGATGTCATTATTTCGGAGAAAACATAAATTGAGCTCTCAAAATAATTacatcacaattgatacctaccggcaagggagctaactctgtaatatgcaaacacatTTCTATTGTAAAAAGAGTGGGTCAGTGTGGCTTATACATACAATGAAACGGGTCTTACTGACAACCTCTGTATTACAATTACCTGCATAAAAGGACCACTCTCTTAGGGTCCCAAATGGccattaaaacacattttgacttGTGTAAATacagaccacttggctatagagtCTACTTTTCCTTAGCAAcgtgggtggtctttataaacaagTTTGACAAGTATTGAATAAGTTATCTGTGACTGTTGCCAAACTGACACAACTCAGTTCTTTAGCTCAGTTGTTAGAGGCATTGGTTCATCATTGGGTTTAATTCCTGTTCAGGACACTCGGCAGAAATGTGTAATTTCTTTGTTCTTTTGCATTATTAGTGTTTTTAAACAATCACTTTTGTCCTTTGATCAGAGTTTGATCATATGAATATCAAGCGACACTGATATTAACAAACAATGATCAATATTTTCTTACCGGAATGCTCTTAAGAGTCTGTAGTCTTTGCCAATGTCCGATACTCTTTTACAGAACGGAGAGATTGCTAATTCCATTTGTGCAAAGTCTGCAGCTAATCTCATTTTCCCTCCTTCTCCCAGGGGACGCACTAAACTGGCATGTCTCACAAACAACATGACACATCGACTTGCTATCGGCTTGATGCTATGGAAATAACAGAATACAAAGTTATATCTCaactgtacatatattttgattCTATGAAATAGCGTAAATTATATGTgtattgatgttactatttcaaaattatctctctctgattttttgttttatttgcttGTGTAACTTGTTAGCAAGGCCCCCGATTTTTCGAAACAAACTTATGTCCAAAATTGACATAAGTCAAAGTTTTCATAtaaaggagaaaaacttaagttttggctttagtctgcacttttgtttccaGAAATCAGAGCCAAATGGCATAACCGTTATATTTGGCTGGTGTAGCCAGTGTTCCAGATTGTACAGGTTTTAATAATTATGGAATCAGAAGGATAATGCCAAACAATGATGTTGGAATGTACTGGGATTAGACAAGGATCAGTTTTTCACAAGTCTTGTTGCATTGTAGTAAACTCAAAGAAAAAGTATCACCTGGAACACAATATTATATGtcttgtttaaatatttttccttcagataacaaaaatacaacaacTGTAAAACCTAGATTTCTTTTACACAAACATTGAGACAAAACTTAAATGTGTACCTTTCTACAATAAAATCCTGGCAGTCGTATTGAGATAGGTAGTCTGTCTGACAGCGAGACACAAAGTCCTGGAGCTCTCGCATGTACAGTGAACACTGAGCCTCCTTCTGGCTGTCTGCTGGCAACGCCCTGGTGACAAATTGTGTATGAAAGTGTTAAATAGTTTACAGGGCAATTATGtgataagggaggtaactctttttacatatataacaatTGCCTTGAACTTTTGATTCTTTCAGTTGATCTGTGTTGTATTCCGTGTGGATTTgcgaatatttttattttggaacCAAGAAAGATTCAGGATTATTCAAGGACCAAG
This genomic interval carries:
- the LOC138336124 gene encoding 4-hydroxybenzoate polyprenyltransferase, mitochondrial-like isoform X1, giving the protein MRLQKVLFRGLSYSCNANARAVLSLKQDVITRGQLVSRLSLTSSKVTTVVSSHYHTPLTCDVPNRAMKSEQCVDSNCDRRYREDVFSRNPDKHLKLFKTSLWSHHNGLNAHSRNVTNTLTGFSNFHSMKNSELFNKRKLMDPFIYLRHPSNRCLAMSPKGILDASPKQIQPYLRLIRFDKPIGTYLLYWPCTWSIAMAASPGHFPDLWLLTLFGTGAFFMRGAGCIINDMWDRDFDRKVERTKLRPLTSGELSMFQGLVCLGGMLSVSLAILCQLNMFSIVLGASSMLLVIAYPLAKRFTYWPQAMLGLTFNFGALLGWAAVKSSVDLSVVLPLYTSCFAWTLLYDTIYAHQDKYDDMLIGVKSTALKFGDQTKPWLAGFAAIMVSGLTTTGYMCDQTWPYYAAVALTSGHLLHQIWSVDLDNADDCAAKFRSNTRLGFLMFLGVTLGTLLKVAEEEDEKDKRDLVSKYT
- the LOC138336124 gene encoding 4-hydroxybenzoate polyprenyltransferase, mitochondrial-like isoform X2 gives rise to the protein MRLQKVLFRGLSYSCNANARAVLSLKQDVITRGQLVSRLSLTSSKVTTVVSSHYHTPLTCDVPNRAMKSEQCVDSNCDRRYREDVFSRNPDKHLKLFKTSLWSHHNGLNAHSRNVTNTLTGFSNFHSMKNSELFNKRKLMDPFIYLRHPSNRCLAMSPKGILDASPKQIQPYLRLIRFDKPIGTYLLYWPCTWSIAMAASPGHFPDLWLLTLFGTGAFFMRGAGCIINDMWDRDFDRKVERTKLRPLTSGELSMFQGLVCLGGMLSVSLAILCQLNMFSIVLGASSMLLVIAYPLAKRFTYWPQAMLGVTLNWGVLIAWSAINGGLDWSVLPLYMACVMYTIIYDTIYSHQDKYDDMLIGVKSTALKFGDQTKPWLAGFAAIMVSGLTTTGYMCDQTWPYYAAVALTSGHLLHQIWSVDLDNADDCAAKFRSNTRLGFLMFLGVTLGTLLKVAEEEDEKDKRDLVSKYT